A genomic segment from Aegilops tauschii subsp. strangulata cultivar AL8/78 chromosome 1, Aet v6.0, whole genome shotgun sequence encodes:
- the LOC109747486 gene encoding uncharacterized protein — MQLILRSAVAGSPPSLMDSEDILAEILLRLSPHPSSLPRASLVCKRWRRLVTDPGFIRRFAHHCKQPIIGVFFALFRGKPSFRPTLDPPDSIPPDRFSLRLEGDSWHFHGCRHGRVLLTKNLCGHIQQVLVWDPVTGDQRFLGVPRHLEDVWSTRRVASAVVCAAGGKGGVHGGFHSSPFKVVLLCNNQAVAAQVFSYVYSSETGAWGNLISESARSLATVNSRHIMVGNSLYWFVFAREVRILEFDMDTESFAEIERCHRRPMSGTGTMAST; from the exons ATGCAACT GATCCTCCGCAGCGCCGTCGCCGGCTCGCCGCCCTCTCTAATGGACAGCGAAGACATCCTCGCCGAGATCCTCCTCCGTCTCTCCCCGCATCCTTCCTCCCTGCCTCGCGCATCCCTCGTCTGCAAACGCTGGCGGCGCCTCGTCACCGACCCCGGCTTCATCCGTCGCTTTGCCCACCATTGCAAGCAACCCATCATCGGCGTATTCTTTGCCTTATTCCGCGGCAAGCCCTCCTTCAGGCCGACGTTGGATCCGCCGGACTCCATCCCGCCCGACCGCTTCTCCCTCCGGCTCGAGGGCGACTCCTGGCACTTCCACGGCTGCCGCCACGGCCGCGTGCTCCTTACCAAGAACCTCTGCGGCCACATTCAGCAGGTGCTGGTGTGGGACCCTGTCACAGGCGACCAGCGCTTCCTAGGCGTTCCACGGCACTTGGAGGATGTTTGGAGCACGCGCAGAGTGGCATCGGCCGTCGTCTGTGCTGCCGGTGGCAAGGGCGGCGTGCACGGGGGCTTCCACTCGAGCCCCTTCAAGGTGGTTTTATTGTGCAACAATCAGGCCGTCGCTGCACAAGTCTTCTCATACGTTTACTCATCAGAGACCGGTGCCTGGGGCAATCTCATTTCGGAATCGGCTCGGTCGCTGGCCACGGTTAACTCTCGACACATCATGGTTGGGAATTCCCTGTATTGGTTTGTTTTTGCTCGTGAGGTTCGCATCCTCGAGTTTGATATGGACACGGAGAGCTTCGCGGAGATAGAGAGGTGCCATCGGAGGCCTATGTCGGGCACCGGCACAATGGCCTCTACTTAA
- the LOC109747487 gene encoding uncharacterized protein produces the protein MDSEDILAEILLRLSPTPSSLPRASLVCTRWRRLVTDPGFLRRFRAHHRKQPIIGVFFALNRGKPSFRPTLDPPDSIPPDRFSLRLEGDAWHFHGCRHGRVLLTRSDVYGFYIQQVMVWDPVTGDRRRLGVPPSDHGWSSSRVVAAVVCGADRGKGHVGCPFKRPVAGAIVAIKREREREFCAA, from the exons ATGGACAGCGAAGACATCCTCGCCGAGATCCTCCTCCGCCTCTCCCCGACGCCTTCCTCCCTGCCTCGCGCGTCCCTCGTCTGCACACGCTGGCGGCGCCTCGTCACCGACCCCGGCTTCCTCCGTCGCTTCCGTGCCCACCATCGCAAGCAACCAATCATCGGCGTATTCTTTGCCTTGAACCGCGGCAAGCCATCCTTCAGGCCGACGCTGGACCCGCCGGACTCCATCCCGCCCGACCGCTTCTCCCTCCGGCTCGAGGGCGACGCCTGGCACTTCCACGGCTGCCGCCACGGCCGCGTGCTCCTTACCCGCAGCGACGTCTACGGCTTCTACATCCAGCAGGTCATGGTGTGGGACCCCGTTACCGGCGACAGGCGCCGCCTAGGCGTTCCACCGAGTGATCATGGATGGAGCAGTTCCAGAGTGGTAGCGGCCGTGGTCTGTGGTGCTGACCGTGGCAAGGGCCACGTCGGCTGCCCCTTCAAG AGACCGGTAGCTGGGGCAATTGTTGCgatcaaacgagagagagagagagagttttgTGCTGCGTAA